CTATCGAATCAAGAACCGCCTAGGACGACCTTGAGGGACCGGATGGATATACAGAACTCCATGCCCTTACCATCGGTGATGAAGAACAGCGACGTGGTTGTGACGGTTGGAGTGGTCTTGATCCTGGTCTTCATGATCCTTCCGTTACCGACCTTCCTGCTCGACGTATTGCTTACACTCGATATAACCCTGGCAATCATCGTCATCTTCGTGGCCATGTATACCAGGAACCCGCTGGAATTCTCTGTTTTTCCGTCCCTTCTGCTGATCGCCACCCTGTTTCGTCTGTCCCTGAATATCGCATCGACCCGGTTGATCCTTCTCCATGGGAACGAGGGAACAACCGCCGCCGGCCATGTAATCAAGGCTTTCGGGGCCTTCGTTGTCGGGGGAAACCCCGTGGTGGGGCTGATCGTCTTTGCCATCCTCGTAGTGATCAACTTCGTGGTCATAACCAAGGGCGCCGGGAGGATCGCCGAGGTGGCTGCGAGGTTCAACCTGGATGCCATGCCCGGAAAACAGATGAGCATCGATGCAGACCTCAATGCCGGGCTCATAACCGAGAGCGAAGCCCGGAACCGGAGAGCCAAGATTGAAAAGGAGGCGGACTTCTACGGCGCCATGGACGGGGCCAGCAAGTTCGTAAGGGGCGATGCCGTGGCAGGCATCATTATCACCCTCATCAACATCATGGGTGGATTGATCATAGGTGTCCTCCAGCAGAAGATGACCGTATCCAGGGCCGTGCAGGTCTATACGCTGCTCACCGTTGGTGACGGCCTTGTCTCGCAGATCCCCGCTCTGATTATTTCAACCGCTGCCGGCATCGTGGTGACCAGGGCGGCCCAGGATGTGCATCTGGGCAACGCCATGGTGGGTCAGATATTGGTTCAACCGCGGGCCATAGTCATAGCTTCCGTGATCCTCTTTCTGTTCGGACTGGTTCCGGGTCTTCCACAACTTCCCTTCTTCCTGGTCTCCCTTCTGACCGGGGGGATCGCTCTGACTCTGATTCGCGGCAGGAGAGGGGCAGAAGCAGAGGATGAAAGGGCCGGAGCAGGGGGTGCCGGTCCCGAAGAGGTCGAGCCGCTGCAGGTGCTGCCCCTTCCAGACCCACTGGGGCTTGAGGTGGGGTACGGTCTTATTCCTCTGGTGGACAGCGAACAGGACGGGGAGCTCTTGGGCCGTATTCGGTCCATGCGCAAGCAGTTTGCCCTTGACATGGGGATGATCTTCCCGCCGGTTCACATTCGCGACAACCTCCAACTCCCAGCCACTGGATACTCGATCCTGATCAAGGGGAACGAGGTGGCAAAAGGGGAATTCATGCAGGGGCATCTCTTGGCCATGAAGCCCGCCAGGGGTCCGGAGAAGCCCGTGGGGATCCCTACGCGAGAGCCTGTCTTCGGTCTGCCTGCCGAATGGATTCTCGAGGGGGAGAGGGAGAAGGCCCAGATCGAGGGTTACACAGTGGTGGACCACTGTACCATCCTGGCTACCCATCTCTCCGAGATCATAAAATCCCATGCCCACGAGCTCCTTGGGCGCCAGGAGGTTCAGTCCCTCATGGACAACCTGGCAAAAGACTATCCGAAAGTGGTCGAGGAATTGGTTCCCCACCTCCTTTCGCTCGGGGAGGTTCAGAAGGTCCTCCAGGGTCTTCTGAGAGAACAGGTCTCCATCCGCGATCTTCTCACCATTCTGGAGACCTTGGCCGACTATGCTCCCATGACAAAGAACGTTACTCATCTGACAGAATACGTGCGCCAGGCCCTGGCCCGGACGATTGTCAGGCCCTATCAGGGGGATGACGGGCGGATCAGTCTGATCACCCTCGATCCCCGAATCGAAAATGCCATCTCGGAGGCGATCCAGCATACCGAAAAGGAATCGTATCTCTCTCTCGAGCCTCAGATAGCCCAAAAGATCCTGAGCCGGACCCGCCAGGCCATGGAGGAATTCCTGGCCGCCAATCTTCAGCCGATCGTTCTCTGTGCACCGGTGATACGCCCACATTTCAAGAAGCTGACCGAGCGGTTCCTCCCGAGGCTGGTGGTTCTGTCCCACAATGAGATTCCAGAGAGTGTAACCATTCAGTCCAAGGGAATGGTGGGGTGGAGCGATGCAGATTAAGCGGTATGAGGCCCGGAGCATGAGGGACGGTCTGGAACAGGTCAAATCCGACCTGGGTGCAGAGGCCATCATCCTGTCGGCCAAGAATATCGAACCGCCGGCCGGGTTGCGGGGGGGCGGGCAAAGGGTGGAGATCATTGCCGCCAATGACCTCAGTGCCCCGGAGAAGGTGCATCCGGCGGGCCCTGCCATGTTGGATGTGGAACCAGAGCTCGAGCCGATAAAGGATGACATCAGGCAACTCAAGGACCTTGTGTCCCGCCTGGTCTTCCCCAGGGTCCCGTTGCCCCGGGGCTTTGACGGGGTTTTTCAGGAGATGGTCTTCCAGGGGGTGCGGGATGAGGTCGCCCTTAAACTGGTCCTCGAGGCCGTCGAAAACCTGGGAAACTCGGGGGACGGGAAGCCTCCGGAACGGAAGGCCGTGATCGAGCAGGTGATCCAACGATTCCCTCCTCCGGCACCCATCCTGCTGGAAAGGCCGGGCCGGCGGACGGTTGTCGCCCTGGTGGGCCCCACAGGCGTTGGAAAGACAACCACCCTGGTGAAACTCGCCGCCCTTTTTGCACTGAAAGCACGGAAGAGAGTTGCCCTCGTTACGGTCGATTCTTACCGGATCGCCGCCACGGAACAGTTGAAGGTCTATGGAAGAATCATGGATCTGCCCGTGGTGGTGGTGGAGAATCGTCGAGAGATGGAGGAGGCCCTGAGCCGTCTGGAAGGTGTGGACTTGGTCTTGATCGATACCGCCGGCCGCACTCACAGGGATAGGCTCTGGATTCACCAGCTCAAGGGTTTTTTTGCGGATCTTCCCGTGATGAAATGCCTCGTTCTCTGCTGCCACACGAAGCAGGGAGATCTGGACGAGATCGCAGGTCGATTCCGCCTTCTCGGACTCGACCGACTGGTCTTTACCAAGCTCGACGAGGCTGCCACCTTCGGCGCGATCCTCAACACGGCCTTTTCGACGGGATTGGCTCTCTCCTATCTGACCATCGGCCAGAGGGTCCCAGAAGACATCTGCGAGGCCTCGCCCAGAATCGTTTCCCAGTTGATCTTTTCCAGGCCTGGCGTGAAGGAGGCACGAGCAGATGAGAGAATCGGAAAAGCATGGAGGACTGCTGGAGGGAGAACCCAAAGAGGAGAATGACATGGATCAAGCCAAGACCCTGAGGAGAATGATGGAAGAGGGCAAGGAGGGTGTCCCTGAGGAGAAATCCCGCGGGGGAGAGGCAGCAGATGCCGTTCAGGTCGTTGCCGTGACCAGCGGGAAGGGAGGTGTGGGGAAAACCAACGTGGTCGCCAATCTCGCCTACTCCCTCTGCCGGCTCAAGCGGCGTGTGCTGATACTCGATGCGGACATGGGGTTGGCAAACCTCGATGTTCTCCTGGGTCTGGTACCCAAATACACGATCCAGCATGTTCTCACGGGTGAAAAGACACCCGAGGAGATAATAATCGAGGGACCGGGTGGGATGAAGATCCTCCCGGCAAGCTCCGGGATCCAAGAACTCACTGAACTCACTTCCCAGCAGAGGATGGCCCTCTTGAGCCAGTTGGAGTCTCTCAACCAGCGGACCGACGTGCTTCTCATAGACACGCCCGCGGGGATTTCGCCGAATGTGATGTTCTTCAATACCATGGCTAACGAGATCGTCATAATCGTGTCGCCTGAACCCACGTCGATTACAGACGCCTATGCCATGATCAAGATTCTGACCACGCGATACGGCGAGAAGTACTTCCACCTCCTGGTCAACTTCGTCCGGGACGAGTCAGAGGGACTGGAGGTCTACCGCCACCTCAGCATGGTGACAGAACGTTTCCTGAACCTTTCGGTCCGGTACCTCGGCTTCATCCCAATTGACAGCCACATCCAAGAGGCGGTCAGACAGCAGAGGGCGGTTGCCGAAATCTTCCCCAACTGCGCGGCCGGCAGGAGTTTCCTGGCTCTTGCCAAGAAGGTGGCGGGCCTTTCAGTGCCTTCCACGCCGAGGGGAAACCTCAATCTGTTCTGGCAGTCCCTGATGGGAAGGCCGACGGACCACCGGGGCGAGGGGATTCTTCCGCGATTCTGACAGAGGCCAGCTATGGAGAGCAAACTCGCCGTAGAGAGCATTTTCAAGGAGTACCAGAAGATCGATGCCCGGGAGAAGGAGGATCTCGTCCTGAGGTTCGCCCCGCTGATCAAACTGATCGTCAACCGTATCGCCCTCAGGCTCCCCCCCCACGTGGATTCCCAGGATCTCATAAATTCAGGAGTCATCGGCCTCATGGACGCCATAGAGAAGTACGATCCCACACGGGGTACCAGCTTCAAGACCTACGCCGAATTCCGTATCAGGGGGGCGATTCTTGACGAACTGAGGACATTGGATTGGTTTCCCCGGTCGATACGACAGAAAGTAAATCGCCTTGAGAGTGCCTATGCAGACCTGGAGCGCAAGCTCGGGCGTGCGGCCAAGGACGAGGAAGTGGCAGAGGCTCTGCACATGGAGCTCGAGGAGTTCTATGAAGTCCTGGCCCAGGCCAGCGCGGTCTCCCTGGTCAGTCTCTATGACATGGGGAGAGAGGACGGCGAGGAGAGGAGCTTTCTCGAGTGCATCGCAAGCCGCGAGGAAGGACCGGCAGCAGCCCTTGAATGCCAGGAAGTGTACGAGACCGTCGGAAAGGCTATCGAAAAGCTCCCGGACAAGGAGCGGCTTGTTGTATCCCTTTACTACTACGACGAACTGACCATGAAGGAGATCGGGAACGTCCTCAATCTCACCGAATCCCGTGTTTCCCAGATCCACACCAAGGCAGTCCTGAGGTTGAGGGCGAAGCTGAGAAGGCTGGCAGACCAGTGACCGACCCTTTTGCTGTTCAAGATCCACGTGGAATGTCCGAAATAAATACTTAGGTTGTCACTGAAAGACGACTCGGGAGTTAGCAGCAGGAGTTTTTGGGGGCACCCATCTTACCAGGCTGAACCCCGCCGAAGGGACGAGGTCCTATTGTACGAGACCGTAAGGCCGAGTTTAGGATGCCAAACGGGTCGAGGTTTGAAACGGACCAGGAAGTTCGTTCGGAGAGCGGGAGGACCGTTTTTCGGTGGAGACTGTCCAAGAGTTCTAGGGAGGAAAAGTCATGGCGGACACCAACATGAAGATCCTCGTTGTCGACGATTTTGCCACTATGCGGAGAATCATAAAGAACGTTCTCCGCGAGATAGGATACAACAATATCGTGGAAGCCGATGACGGAGCAACAGCCCTGCCCAAGTTGCGGACAGACACGATCGATTTCGTCATTGCAGACTGGAACATGCCGAACATGACGGGGCTTGAGCTTCTCAAGGCAGTCCGCAGCGATGAAGCCCTGAAGGACATCCCTTTCCTCATGGTGACTGCAGAGGCTCAGAAGGACAATATCATCGAGGCCATTCAAGCAGGAGTCAGCAACTACGTAGTCAAACCCTTCACCCCGGAAACGCTCAGGGAAAAGATCGCTCAGACCCTCGCCAAGGCGCAGTAGAATGATTGCCGGAGGGACAACAGAGGCCTGACCATGAAGATCGACATGGGTCCCGCCTCAGAAGTGATCTCTTTTGCCTGGTTCCGGCCCTTGGAACGGGTCAAACAAGGTACATAGATGATCGACAAGAAGATTAAGCAGAAGATCGAAAATCTCTCGGAAATGCAGGTTCTAGTGGAGCCGTCCGACCTTAAGACCTTGGCCGACCTTTGTAAAGGGCTTGAAGAAATCGGCCAATGGGCGGCCAAGGCCTCACACCCGCAGGTAGAGGCCGCGGCAAGAGCGGGGGAGAAACTCCTCAAGGCGGTAATCTTCGAAGAGACTCCGGATCCCAAAGCAGCCCTGGAGACTGTTGGCGGAACGATTTCTGGGCTTCAGGCGATTTTGTGCAACGGGTGTAGCCCCGAAGAGGTGGTATTCCCCCCTGAACTAGGGTTGGGGGGGATTGAAGGCTCCGCCCGTCAGGGGGGAAATCCGGGTAGTTCCCGGCAGCCGGACGGGCAGACCCCACAGCTGGCTTCCGCAGACCAGGAGATTCTTGCCGATTTCCTCTCGCGCCAAGGGGAATTTGTGGAGAAGATGGAACACCTCGTTCTTGCCCTCGAAAAATCCGTTGACCCGGATAGGTTGAGCGAGCTCAAAGGGATTCTCCACACCCTGAAGGGCGAGGCGGGGCTGTTAGGGTTGAGGGATGTCGAGAGCCTCTGTCATGCCACCGAAAACATGCTCACCACCAACAACCCTGCCGAAATCATGGAATCCCTTCTGCAAGTGAAGGATTGGCTCGGTGCGGCCTTCAAGGCGTATTCGGAAGGGAAAGAGCCGCCAAGACTCGTGGAAGGGCCTTTGACCGCACCGTCGCCCGGCCGGCTGCAAGATAAGACAGATTTCTCTCAGGGCGAAGCCACAAAATCAAACAAGGAGAACTTCCCTTCTGCCGGAAGCGCCGCGGATCACCGGAAGAGCGCATCCCGGGAAGATTCCAGCGCCATCGTGGGTGACCCGGAGCTCCTACAGGATTTCGTGTCCGAGGCCATGGAGCATCTGGAAGGGGCGGATCTGTACGTCCTCACTCTGGAAACGGAGCCGGGAAACGAAGAGGCCCTCAACGCCGTTTTTCGAGCCTTTCACACGATCAAAGGGGTGGCGGGGTTTCTCGGACTTGACCAGATTAGAAGTCTCGCCCACGAGGCGGAGAATCTTCTGGACATGGCACGGAGGGGCGAACTGAAATTGGAAGGGAGGGCTATCGATGTTACCTTCGATGCGATAGATACTCTCAAGCGCCTCGTGGGCAGGGTTGGTTCCCCCGATTCTTCCGGAAAACCTACCGAAGAAGGTGAGCTTATAACCCGACTGTTGGATCGTATCCACTCTGTGGCTTCGGGGAGACCAGATGGCGGGACGGAAGAGCCGCTTCTGGCCAAGGGGGGGAAGGACAAGAAACTCGGTGAGATTCTTGTCGAGTCAGGGGTGACGAGCCGGGAGAGTGTGAATGCCGTTTTGGCAAAACAACAGGAGGCCCGGGAGAGGCCAAAGCTCGGCGAACAGCTCGTACGGGACGGCAAAACCACGGCCAAACAGGTGGCTCATGCCTTGCGGTGCCAAAAGGGCCAGGATCAGGAACACTCCGCCCTGCACGTCAAGGAAGCCGTAAAGGTCGATTCGGACCGGCTCGACCGAATGGTGGATACAATCGGAGAACTGGTCATAGCTGAATCGATGGTAAGGAAATCAGTGGAAGAGATTGCCCGTTTCTCCCCTCAGCTTGCTCGGCAGATAGCGCAGTTGGGCAAAATAACGCGTGAGCTTCAGACAATGGGCATGTCGCTTCGGATGGTGCCTGTGCGTTCAACATTTCAGAGGATGGCGCGCTTGGTTCGGGATCTTGCGAAGAAGGCAGGCAAACCCGTGCAATTCGTTACATCAGGTGAGGACGCGGAACTCGACAAGGTGGTTGTGGACCGGATCGGTGATCCCCTGGTCCACATGCTGCGAAATGCGGTTGACCACGGGTTGGAAGCGAGCCCGGAGGAGCGGCGCAGGGCAGGCAAACCTGAAAAGGGACGTATCGAGCTCCGGGCCTTCCACAAGGGCGGGAATATTTACATAGAGATCGAGGATGACGGCCGCGGGCTTGACCGTGAAGCTATCCTTGCCAAAGGACAGCAACAAGGCCTGGTCCGTAAAGGCCAGCAATTGAATGATAGGGAGCTTTTTGGCCTGATTTTCGAACCGGGTTTTTCCACGGCCGAAAAAGTAACGGACATCTCAGGCCGCGGGGTAGGGATGGATGTTGTCAAGCGGAATGTCGAGGAACTCCGCGGGCAAGTGGAGATCAGATCTGAAAGGGGCAAGGGAACGGTCTTCACAATACGGCTGCCTCTCACCCTTGCCATCATTGACGGCATGGTAGCTAGGGTTGGCAAGGAACGGTATATCATTCCGACTCTTTCGATCGTCCAACTGATCGAACCAAAGAGAGGCGATATTTCCACTGTCCTTGAACAGAGCGAAGTGCTTTCGGTGCAGGGCAAATTCGTTCCGCTTTTGCGGTTGAGCAGCCTCTATGGGATTCCAGATGGCAAAGAAGAATCCTGCCATTCGCTGGTCATGATAATCGAAGAGGATGGCCGCCAGGTAGGTCTGATGGTAGACGAATTGCTCGGCCAGCAGCAGATTGTGATAAAAAACCTGGGCAGTGGAGTGGGCAGTGTCCCGGGAATTTCGGGAGGCGCGATCATGCCGGATGGACTGGTCGGTTTGATTCTCGATGTCGGAGGGTTGATCAGGCTGGCCAGCAGGGAAGCGTCGGGGGGGGGACGGCGTTTCCGTTCCCAAATAGAGAAGTGAAAGGCTGCTGGTGGGGGATAACAATCGCCTCAACCAGCTCGCGAGAACGAGGTATGGACAGGGCAACATTCAAGCGGTTCAGACAGATCGTATATGAGAAAAGCGGGATCTCGCTGGGGGAAAACAAAGAGGCCTTGGTGGCGGCCCGAGTGGGAAAACGGATGCGTGCCCTTTCGATCCATGACTACCGCAGCTATCTGGAGCGCGTGGTTCAGGATGACAAAGGAGAGGAAATCGTCCACCTTCTCGATGCGATCTCGACCAACGTGACGAGCTTCTTTCGTGAATCCGACCATTTCGATTTTCTGAAGAGGGCTGTTTCGGAGTGGCTGGCTCATGGGCAGAGGCGGTTCCGCTTCTGGTCGGCTGCTTGTTCCACGGGTGAAGAGCCCTATTCCCTCGCCATGGTACTACTTGAAGCCGCCGAAGGCCGCGACATAGACCTGAGGATCCTCGGCACGGATATTTCTACTCGTGTCCTTGATGCCTGCCGGGCTGGCGTTTATGGCGAGGAGAAGATTAAGGATGTCCCTGTTACTTTCAGGGGACGATATTTCGACCGACTGAACGAGGGGGGTGCGGTGTTTTATGCAGTGAAAAAGACCTTGAAAAAGATGACCATTTTCAAGCGGCTTAATTTAGCCATGCAGCCTTTTCCCATGAAGGGGCCTTTTGATGCGGTCCTGTGCCGTAATGTGATGATCTACTTTGACAACGAGACCCGGGGAGGCCTTGTGGATGAGATATACAGGCTTCTCAAACATGGTGGGTACCTGATCATAGGTCATGCCGAAAGCTTGATGAGGCTGACGAATCGGTTCAAGCTCTTGAAGCCATCCATATACGTGAAGCAGTAGATGGCCGAAGATATCCGGTGGTTGTGAAACGGAACAGGAAAGGACAAAGGTGAATCATACCATTGGCATATCGGAGATGAAGGTCTCCAGTCGGCCCGAAGATATCCTCGTTACATACTCCCTGGGGTCATGCATCGGAGTTTCTTTGTACGACCCGGCCATACAAGTCGGGGGTCTCATCCACTGTATGCTTCCTCTGTCAAAGATCGATCCTCCCAAGGCAGAGGCCAACCCATGTATGTTTACGGATACGGGTGTCGCTCTCCTACTGCAAGCCGTCTTCGACATGGGAGCGGAAAGAAAACGCCTGGTTGCCAAGGTCGCGGGTGCCGCAAGCTTTCTCGACGAAAAGGAGATGTTCAGAATAGGGGAACGGAACTACACGGTTCTGAGGAAGATTCTCTGGAAGAACGATATTCTGATCGCTGCAGAAGACATCGGGGGAACGATTTCACGGACAATGTACCTCTACATAGCAGGAGGCCAGACGGTCGTCAAGTCCGGAGGCCGAGAGGTAGAACTATGAACCGGAGAAAGGAGATTCTTTCAAAGGCCCGCTCCGTGACCTGGATGCCGATTGCCGCGACCAAGCTTTTCAAGCTTCTCCAGGATCCCCATGTCAGAATCCGTGACGTCACGGAGACAGCCGAGCTCGACCCTGGACTAACCGCAGACCTGCTGCGCTTGGCAAACTCCTCGATCTACTCGTGGGCGAGAAGGATCGGTTCTATCCAGGAGGCAGTCCTTCGGCTGGGTACAGATAAGGTCTTTGAGCTTGTCGTAGCCTCGGTCGCGGCCACCCTGGCGAAAGGGGGAATCAAGGGCTACGGCCTTCCCCCGGGCGAGCTGTGGCGGCACTCGGTTGCCGTTGCCATTGGCGCTTGTGAACTCTCAGCCGCCTTGAATCTCGACTCCTCCAAATACACCTTTACATCGGCCTTGCTCCACGATATCGGGAAAATCGTACTCGGGACGTTCGTACAGATCGATGCTGTTCCGATCACAGCTCTGGCATTTGAGAAGAACGTACCCTTCGAGGAAGCCGAAAGGCGAGTGTTGGGGATCGACCATGCTGAGGTCGGTGCCTTTCTTCTGGAGTGCTGGAATCTGCCGGAGGAGCTCGTTGATGTGGTTCGATGGCATCATCAGCCGGAACATTTCTTGGATGAGCCGGGGCCGGCCGATCTGGTCCATGTGGCCGACGCCCTGTCGATGATGGGAGGCATTGGGACAGGTATGGACGGCCTCAATTATCGCCTGTCCAGCCGGCTTGCTTCCCGGTTGGGCCTGAAAGCCCAGATAACGGAGAGGGTGGCGTGCCGAACCATAGAGAAACTCGAGGAAATGAAAGGCTTCTTTAAGCTTACAAGAGGGAGGTGAGAGTCTATGGCCCTCAATATCCTTGTGGTTGACGACTCACAGACGGTGCGGGCCGTGATTGCCAAAACACTTCAGCTGGCCGGTGTACCTGTTAATGAACTCCACCAGGCCTCCAATGGGAAGGAAGCCTTGGACATCCTGGACGACCATTGGATAGATCTCGTCTTTGCAGACATCAACATGCCCGTGATGACCGGCATTGAAATGATCGAGAGAATGAGTCAAGACGGCCTCTTGGGGACCATCCCGGTCGTTGTGGTTTCAACCGAAGGAAGCGCGCCCCGAATTGAAGAGCTGAAGTCAAAGGGCGTCCGTGTATATGTGCGGAAGCCCTTTACTCCGGAGCTGATTCGAATGGTCGTGGATGAAATCATGGGAACGGACGATGATAAATGATCGAAAGGAACTTCTGGCGACAGTCTTTTGCGAGGTGCTGGAACGGTTCTCCTTCTTGTTTGGTGAACTGATTTCCAAGGAGGAGATCCCTGAGACAGGGTCGAGATATCTTCAGGCCACAATGGCTTTCCGAGGCGTAATGAGCGGGAAGTTGGTGCTCGCGGTTCCGCAGGCCATGTGCCCGGTGATTGCGGGAAACGTCCTGGGCATGGAGCCTGTTGAGGCCCTGAAGATCATACAGAGCGACGATGCCCTGAAAGAGCTGTTGAATATCACCTGTGGCCAGGTTCTGACGGCCCTCGTCGGCGACGAACCGGTTTTCGACCTTTCCATACCGGAAATATCTGCGCTGAATCCTGCAGGATGGAGCGCTTTGGCACACAAGCCCGATTCGCTCTGCTTCCTGGTTGACGGCTTGCCAGTGGTTTTGAACATGTCACTTGACGGTGGAGGCGTATCTGGATGAACAACCATCGTAAACCATCCATTCTTGAGCCACCCCTAAGGCCGTTACGGAGAATCCGTGTGTTGGTCGTAGATGATTCGGCCGTGGTTCGTTCGATCCTTTCCAGGGAACTGGCACGAGATCCTGAAATCGAGGTGGTAGGAACCGCGTCCGATCCCTTTGTGGCACGGGACAAGATCGTAAAACTCAAACCCGACGTGCTGACGTTAGATGTCGAGATGCCGCGCATGGACGGAATCACCTTTCTCCGCAAGTTGATGCGTCACTATCCTCTACCTGTAATTGTGGTTTCGTCACTGACCCCCAAAGGGGGTGAACTGGCCCTCGAAGCCACGGATGCAGGCGCCGTGGAGGTGATGTGCAAGCCGGGCCCGGCCTATACGGTGGGGGACATGACCATAGAACTCGTCGAAAAGATCAAGGCCTGTGCCCGGGCAAAGGTGGAGAAAAGAGGGCCGGCTAAGTCCGGGAGCAGGGCCTCTCCGAAACGTTTGGCCCTGGCCAGAACCACGAACAAGGTCGTTGCCATCGGCGCCTCGACTGGTGGCACCCAGGCTCTCACAGAGGTACTTGCAGCGATGCCGGGAAATGCTCCCGGAACCTTAGTTGTTCAGCATATGCCGGAACACTTCACTCACAGTTTTGCGAAGAGGCTCAACCAGGTTTGCGCAATGGAGGTAAAGGAAGCTCAGAATGGCGACACGGTCGCACCTGGTAAAGCTCTCATAGCTCCGGGAAACTACCATATGCTCCTTCGACGGTCGGGCGCTACATACTACGTCGAGGTGAAAAAGGGGCCCCGTGTCTGCCGGCAGCGTCCTTCCGTGGAGGTGCTTTTCAAGAGTGTGGCGCGTTATGCGGGGCGCAACGCTGTCGGTGTCATAATGACAGGGATGGGTAGTGACGGAGCCGAGGGACTTTTGATGATGAAGGAGAATGGAGCGCGAAACATCGCTCAGGACGAGAAGACCTCTGTGGTTTTCGGCATGCCGAAAGAGGCAATTAGGCTTGGAGCAGTGGATTTTGTCCTCCCATTGGGCCAAATTACCCGAGGCATCCTCGATCTGGTCCAGGAGATGGACAGACAGGTCAGGTGCGCGGAATGATCCGGAAGTATGACGTTCCTTTGTCGGGAGGTTTCGTATTGATGGATGCTGAGTTCATTACTTCCTTTGTTGATGTTACCCTTAATGTCCTGGGAACGATGGCCCGGGTCGAGGCCAAACCGGGAAGGCCGGCCGTAAAAGATGGGAACAGGTTAATCGGCGATGTCACCGGTATTATCGGCCTGGCAGGCCAGAAGGTCAGCGGATACTTCGGCCTGAGCTTCTCCGAGAGGTGCATCAAACGGGTAGTGTCTGCCATGCTCGGTGAAGTGGTGAATGATCTCGATCAAGATGTCAGCGATGCAGTTGGGGAACTGACCAATATGATCACAGGGGGTGTAAAGGCCCAGTTGGACCAGAAGGGATATTCGTTTCAAATGGCTATTC
The genomic region above belongs to Deltaproteobacteria bacterium and contains:
- a CDS encoding chemotaxis protein CheD; amino-acid sequence: MNHTIGISEMKVSSRPEDILVTYSLGSCIGVSLYDPAIQVGGLIHCMLPLSKIDPPKAEANPCMFTDTGVALLLQAVFDMGAERKRLVAKVAGAASFLDEKEMFRIGERNYTVLRKILWKNDILIAAEDIGGTISRTMYLYIAGGQTVVKSGGREVEL
- a CDS encoding HDOD domain-containing protein, encoding MNRRKEILSKARSVTWMPIAATKLFKLLQDPHVRIRDVTETAELDPGLTADLLRLANSSIYSWARRIGSIQEAVLRLGTDKVFELVVASVAATLAKGGIKGYGLPPGELWRHSVAVAIGACELSAALNLDSSKYTFTSALLHDIGKIVLGTFVQIDAVPITALAFEKNVPFEEAERRVLGIDHAEVGAFLLECWNLPEELVDVVRWHHQPEHFLDEPGPADLVHVADALSMMGGIGTGMDGLNYRLSSRLASRLGLKAQITERVACRTIEKLEEMKGFFKLTRGR
- a CDS encoding chemotaxis protein CheX — translated: MIRKYDVPLSGGFVLMDAEFITSFVDVTLNVLGTMARVEAKPGRPAVKDGNRLIGDVTGIIGLAGQKVSGYFGLSFSERCIKRVVSAMLGEVVNDLDQDVSDAVGELTNMITGGVKAQLDQKGYSFQMAIPTVITGKGHVLNHLTDQPVILIPFETETGPFFVEICLREVSRDEKD
- a CDS encoding response regulator gives rise to the protein MALNILVVDDSQTVRAVIAKTLQLAGVPVNELHQASNGKEALDILDDHWIDLVFADINMPVMTGIEMIERMSQDGLLGTIPVVVVSTEGSAPRIEELKSKGVRVYVRKPFTPELIRMVVDEIMGTDDDK
- a CDS encoding chemotaxis protein CheX; its protein translation is MINDRKELLATVFCEVLERFSFLFGELISKEEIPETGSRYLQATMAFRGVMSGKLVLAVPQAMCPVIAGNVLGMEPVEALKIIQSDDALKELLNITCGQVLTALVGDEPVFDLSIPEISALNPAGWSALAHKPDSLCFLVDGLPVVLNMSLDGGGVSG
- a CDS encoding chemotaxis response regulator protein-glutamate methylesterase, yielding MNNHRKPSILEPPLRPLRRIRVLVVDDSAVVRSILSRELARDPEIEVVGTASDPFVARDKIVKLKPDVLTLDVEMPRMDGITFLRKLMRHYPLPVIVVSSLTPKGGELALEATDAGAVEVMCKPGPAYTVGDMTIELVEKIKACARAKVEKRGPAKSGSRASPKRLALARTTNKVVAIGASTGGTQALTEVLAAMPGNAPGTLVVQHMPEHFTHSFAKRLNQVCAMEVKEAQNGDTVAPGKALIAPGNYHMLLRRSGATYYVEVKKGPRVCRQRPSVEVLFKSVARYAGRNAVGVIMTGMGSDGAEGLLMMKENGARNIAQDEKTSVVFGMPKEAIRLGAVDFVLPLGQITRGILDLVQEMDRQVRCAE
- a CDS encoding Hpt domain-containing protein; the protein is MIDKKIKQKIENLSEMQVLVEPSDLKTLADLCKGLEEIGQWAAKASHPQVEAAARAGEKLLKAVIFEETPDPKAALETVGGTISGLQAILCNGCSPEEVVFPPELGLGGIEGSARQGGNPGSSRQPDGQTPQLASADQEILADFLSRQGEFVEKMEHLVLALEKSVDPDRLSELKGILHTLKGEAGLLGLRDVESLCHATENMLTTNNPAEIMESLLQVKDWLGAAFKAYSEGKEPPRLVEGPLTAPSPGRLQDKTDFSQGEATKSNKENFPSAGSAADHRKSASREDSSAIVGDPELLQDFVSEAMEHLEGADLYVLTLETEPGNEEALNAVFRAFHTIKGVAGFLGLDQIRSLAHEAENLLDMARRGELKLEGRAIDVTFDAIDTLKRLVGRVGSPDSSGKPTEEGELITRLLDRIHSVASGRPDGGTEEPLLAKGGKDKKLGEILVESGVTSRESVNAVLAKQQEARERPKLGEQLVRDGKTTAKQVAHALRCQKGQDQEHSALHVKEAVKVDSDRLDRMVDTIGELVIAESMVRKSVEEIARFSPQLARQIAQLGKITRELQTMGMSLRMVPVRSTFQRMARLVRDLAKKAGKPVQFVTSGEDAELDKVVVDRIGDPLVHMLRNAVDHGLEASPEERRRAGKPEKGRIELRAFHKGGNIYIEIEDDGRGLDREAILAKGQQQGLVRKGQQLNDRELFGLIFEPGFSTAEKVTDISGRGVGMDVVKRNVEELRGQVEIRSERGKGTVFTIRLPLTLAIIDGMVARVGKERYIIPTLSIVQLIEPKRGDISTVLEQSEVLSVQGKFVPLLRLSSLYGIPDGKEESCHSLVMIIEEDGRQVGLMVDELLGQQQIVIKNLGSGVGSVPGISGGAIMPDGLVGLILDVGGLIRLASREASGGGRRFRSQIEK
- a CDS encoding protein-glutamate O-methyltransferase codes for the protein MDRATFKRFRQIVYEKSGISLGENKEALVAARVGKRMRALSIHDYRSYLERVVQDDKGEEIVHLLDAISTNVTSFFRESDHFDFLKRAVSEWLAHGQRRFRFWSAACSTGEEPYSLAMVLLEAAEGRDIDLRILGTDISTRVLDACRAGVYGEEKIKDVPVTFRGRYFDRLNEGGAVFYAVKKTLKKMTIFKRLNLAMQPFPMKGPFDAVLCRNVMIYFDNETRGGLVDEIYRLLKHGGYLIIGHAESLMRLTNRFKLLKPSIYVKQ